The Terriglobales bacterium genome segment GCTCTGAATCAACAGCGGCATTCGATGGCTGCTGTCAATGCCCTCGTCAACAATCATCCCGATGGGAACCCGACCGCATTGCCAGTGCACGAACCGCAGAACGAAGGCGAGTCTGGCTCCGTCCTCAGCCTGTTACGAACCGATTATGCCTCCGAACGCGTCGCGCAGGTTCCCTGGAACCTGGTGGCTGGACTCCTGCTCCTGGTGGCCTTAGTCCTGGCCGTTTGGAGTTACTACCACCGCGACCAGCGCGCGGAGACTCCCAAACCTACGACTCCCGCCGCGTCGCAAGCCTCGCCTCCACAATCATCGGCGCCACAACTGGCGGCCCCGGCGCCTGGCTCAGCCGTCCAGAGGGTCACCGCCGTTCCCGTAACCATCGCCCAGGAGGCTGGCCTGAAGCGGACTTTTCCGGTCACGCCGCTGGCTGCCCAGCAGGCACATCCCTCCCCGATCGC includes the following:
- a CDS encoding helix-turn-helix domain-containing protein, producing the protein MASFGEHLKQEREQRGITLDEISLSTKISTRLLRALEEEKFDQLPGGIFNKGFVRAYARHLGINEEQAIADYLAALNQQRHSMAAVNALVNNHPDGNPTALPVHEPQNEGESGSVLSLLRTDYASERVAQVPWNLVAGLLLLVALVLAVWSYYHRDQRAETPKPTTPAASQASPPQSSAPQLAAPAPGSAVQRVTAVPVTIAQEAGLKRTFPVTPLAAQQAHPSPIA